In Hallerella porci, the genomic stretch TTGCGTTTTGCGCGTCGCCGGTAAATTTTTTATTTTTACAGCGGAATTTTAAAAGGACAAATCATGAAAGTTTCTTTGAATTGGCTTCGCCGTCACGTGGATCTTCCGGAAAGTGCAGAAGATGTTGCAAAAGCATTAACTTCGATTGGTCTTGAAGTCGAAGGAATGGAAGAACCTGCGAAGCAATATGAAAAACTCGTCGTCGCAAAAGTTCTCACTTGTGAAGCGCATCCCGATAGCGATCATTTGCACATTACTACGGTGAACGATGGCAAGGAAACGTTGCAAGTTGTCTGCGGAGCGCCGAATGTTGCCGCGGGACAAACGGTGGTTTTGGCGCCGATCGGTGCAGAACTTCCTCTCCCCGATGGCAAGTCGCTCAAGATGAAAAAATCGAAAATCCGTGGCGTCGAAAGCTTCGGGATGATTTGCGCCGAAGATGAAATTGGACTTTCGGACGATCATGGTGGCATCATGGTCTTAGACGATTCAATTCCTGCGGGAACGCCGTTTATTTCTCTCGGACTTTACGATGCGACTTTTGAATTGAATGTTACGCCGAACCGTCCCGATGCACTTTCGCATCGCGGAGTTGCGCGTGAACTCGCTGCAAAATTTAACCGCCCGTTAAAGCCTCTCGCTTTTGAATTGAAAGAAGATAATTCCGCAGAAGCTTCGTCAAAAATCAAACTCACCGTAGAACCGGGCGCAGGTTGTTCGCGTTACGTCGGCCGCGTCATCGAAGATGTTCAGGTTGGACCTTCGCCGAGTTGGCTCGCACGCCTTCTCAAATCGGTGGGATTAAACAGCGTCAACAATGTCGTCGATGTGACGAATTTTGTGCTGATGGATGTGGGACAACCGCTCCATAGTTTTGATATGGCGAAACTTTCGGGCGCAGAAGTTGTCGTGCGCAAAGCAAGAGCTGGCGAAAAAATTGAAACCCTCGATCACAAAGAACATGAACTGACGACGGCGGATCTCGTGATTTGCGATGGCGATAAACCTTCTTGCGTTGCCGGTGTGATGGGCGGCGTCGAAAGTGAAATCACCGAAACGACGACGAAAGTTTTCCTCGAAAGCGCTTGGTTTAATCCGACTGTCGTGCGCAAACAAGCGCATCGCCTTTGCACTTCGACCGATTCCAGTTACCGCTTTGAACGCGGCATTGATTATTCGATGCAGCGCGAAGCTGACGATTACGCTTGCGCTTTAATTCAGCAAGTGGCCGGCGGTAAAGTGTTAAAAGGAACAGTGGAATATACCGGCGACGATCACCAGAAAAAGCCGTGGGTAGTAAGCCTCCGCGCTTCTCGTGTGACGAAAGTTTTGGGAATTACTCTCCCCGAAGAAGATATCATCCGTTACTTGACGGGCATCGGGCTCAAGCATCTCGGTGAAATGAATTTTGAAATTCCGCCGTTCCGTCCGGATCTCGAACGCGAAGTGGATTTGATTGAAGATGTCGCACGCCTTGTCGGCTTTGACAATATTCCTTACGATGTTCCGTCGTTCAAAATTAAGCCGAACGATCTCCCGGCCGAAGAAATTCTCGGACGTAAAATTCGTTATGCGCTTTCGGCTCTTGGTTTGCACGAATGCATTTCGCTTCGTTTTACGAGCGCTGCAAATACCGCAAAAGTTTTTGGCGAACCGGGCGATGATCCGCGCAGCAAGCCGGCAAAACTTTTGAACGCTCTTTCCGAAGAACTCGGCTGCGTTCCGACTTCTCTCATTCCGATTCTTCTCAAATCGGTGGCTGACAATGAAAAAAATCGCCCCGGTTCTGTGCGCCTTTTTGAAAACGGCAAAGCGCAATTTAAGAACGCCACTCGCCAAGATGACCGCGATCCGGGCTTTACCGAAAAGCCTGTTTTGTGCGCAGTCATCGCGGGCCATTACAAGATGGAAGCGCTCGATGATAAACCGCGCGAAGTCGAATTTGCAGACATTAAAGGTCTTGCCATTTCGCTCTTTAAGCGTCTCGGTTTGACGGTAGAAATTCGCGCAGCCGAAAAGCCCGAAGTCTTCTTGCACCCGGGAAAGCAAGCGGTAATCGTCTGCGGCAATTCCGTTCTCGGAAGCATCGGCGTTTTACATCCGGCGGTGCAGAAAGCGTTTGACATTAGCTACGCGACTGCGCTCTTCGAAGTCGATTTGGAAAAAGTTTTGAAGGCGACCGAAAAGAAGGTCATCTTTACGCCGTTCAGCCGCCAAGGATTTATGACCCGCGACATTTCGATGATGGTCGCAGAACGCATGACGAATGAAGCGATTTTGCAAAAATTGAATGCGTTCAAAGTCAAGAATTTGGCGAAGATTGAACTCAAGAGCGTTTACCAAGGTGCAGGCGTTCAACCGGGCGAAAAGAATATGGTTTACACGTTCACTTATCAGTCGATGACAGAAACCCTCACCGACGAAACCGTGAACAAGGCGCACGATAAGCTCCGCGAAAAACTTTCTGCGGATTCGGAAATCACTTTGCGTTAAGCGTAAAGAAGGCGAAGAAGATGGCTTATATCGCAATGGCACGCAAATGGCGGCCGAAATCGTTCAACGATTTGGTCGGTCAAGAGCATATTGCAAAGACGATCGAAAATGCAATTTCGGGCGGACGTTTGCATCACGCATTTCTCTTTACGGGAACGCGCGGCGTGGGTAAAACGACATCGGCTCGTATTCTTGCGCGGACATTAAATTGCACGGGCGGAAATCCGCTAGTTCCTTGTGGCAAATGCAAAAGCTGCTTGGACATCGAAAGCGGTCATCCGATGGATGTGATTGAAATCGATGCAGCTTCTAATACTGGCGTAGACAATATCCGCGATCTCTTGGAACAAACGCAGTACACGCCGATGATCGGCAAGTACAAAGTTTTCGTCATCGACGAAGTGCACATGCTTTCGAAGGGAGCGTTTAATGCGCTTTTGAAAACTCTCGAAGAACCGCCTCCGCATGTGATTTTCATCTTTGCGACGACCGAAGTCAATAAAGTTCCGCAGACGATTCTTTCTCGTGTGCAACGTTTTGATTTCAAACGCCTTTCGACAAAGCAAATCACCGGTCGCTTAAAATATATCTGCGAGCAAGAAGGCATTTCAACCGACGCTGAAGCTCTCGGGATGATCGCCGAAAAAGCGGACGGTTCGATGCGCGATGCGCTCACGTTCTTTGATCAGGCTTACGCATTTACCGGAAACGATATGAACGCCGAATCGGTGCGTTCTGTTCTCGGAATTCCGCCAAACGAATTGTATTTTTCTCTTCTCGAATCCATTGAAAATCACGATATCAAAGGAACATTTGCTGTCATCGAAAAAGCTTCGGAAACGGGAGTGGAATTTGCGCCACTTCTCGATGGATTTGCCAAATTTATCCGCAATAAATTATACGTTAAAGTCGGCGGTATTTCGGCGGAATCTCTCAACATTTCGGATGCGCTTTTCGGAAAATTGGAAAGCGCTTCGCCCAATCTTTCAAACGGCGATTTGCTTCGAATTGCTCGCATTTTAACCGATTTGCAAGGGAACATTCGGCGCAGTGCAAATCCGCGACTTTTGGTGGAATCGGCATTTGCGCGGATGGCTTACTTAGACCGCGTTGTCGATTTGAAACGGGCCTTGGCAGCGATTAACGACCCTGCTTCTCAGGGCGCAAAAAAAAAATTAGCTGAACCGAATTTTTCGGCTCCTGCGCCAGTTGCAGCTTCTACGCCTGCGGCGCCTTCCGCTAATTTTTCAAGTTCAACGGCGTCATTGTCTTCGAATTCACCTTCTGCGCCGGCGGATAATTCTCCGTTTGCGATTGATTTTGATGCGCCTCTCGGCGGAAATTCTTCGCCAAAAAATCCTGCGCCCGAACCGCAAACGCCGCCCGCAGAACCAGAACCGCCGATGGATGACGTGGGAATGTCTATCGATTTTGGCGGCGGCGATTTTATCCCCGAACCCGAAGAACACGCTAATTTGGATAATTTCGGTGCAGAAATGGATGCACCGCGGCAATATACGCGCTACGATGTTTGCAATGCGTGGCAAGAATTGGTCCGCAGCAGTTTTTCGCGCGAACTCGGATTTTTTGCGACGAGCCTCAACGGCTCATATTTGGAACACGGCGATTTTAACGAAAATCCGTATCGTTTGAAAGTCGTTTATCCCGCTTCGTTTAAGTGGGGCTACGATCAAATGATGAGCCGCGAAGATTACCGCAACCGTTTGGAAACGATTCTCGAAGATCGATTGCAGACAAAAGTGGTCGTCTCGTATGAACTTCTCGAGCCGAAGCCGGGCGAAGAAATTTCGTCAGTGCCCTTAACACCATGGGAAACCGATTTGCAAAAAGAACCGGTGCTTGCGCAATTTGCGGAACGCTTTATGGCGGAGCTCATTTCGACGCGTTCTGCGCCGCGGAATGCCGGAAACACGGACGATTGCAGCGATCAATGCGCTACGACTCCCGAAGAATAAATTTTCAATTCAAAACCAAAGGAACACGTTATGAACATGCAAAAAATGTTGAAGGATTTGCAGAAAATGCAATCGAAAATGGTCAAAGCTCAAAGCGAACTTCAAGCGCAAAGCTTTGAAGCCGAAGCGGGCGGCGGCATGGTGAAAGTCGTCTTGAATGGTCAAGGCATTATGACTTCGATTAAAATCAATCCGGATGCAGTCGATAAAGATGACGTGGAAGCTCTCGAAGATTTGGTGATGGCTGCGGTCAATTCTGCGGTCAAGAAAAAAGATGACCAATCGAAAGCGAGCATGGAAGAATTGATTCCTGCGGGCATGAAAATCCCTGGACTTATGTAAATTCATTTGAAAAAAAAGCGCAGCTTTGCTGCGCTTTTTTGATGAACTTTTTTAATAAGCCCCGTCGCTTTTGAAAACCGCTTTAAAGGTCTTGGCGACGAGCTGTAAGTCGGTGCCGAAATTTCCGTGTCGCACGTACTTGTTGTCGAGACGCATCCAATCTTCGAATCCGATGTCGCTGCGCCCGCTGACTTGCCAGAAGCAAGTGAGTCCCGGGATGACGGAAAGACGCATCTTGTGCCACGGCAAATATTCTTTGACTTCGGACGGAAGCGGGGGACGCGGTCCCACGACTGACATATCGCCCATGAGAATATTAAAAAGCTGCGGCAATTCGTCCAAACTAAATTTGCGAAGAATGTGACCCATCGGATAAATGCGCGGGTCATTTTTCATTTTAAAAGTCGGACCGCTCGATTCGTTAAATTTTTCCAATTCTTTTTTGCGTTCTTCGGCGTCGACATACATACTGCGGAATTTATACATCGTAAATAAATTGCCGTTTTTGCCGACGCGAGTTTGCTTAAAAATAATCGGGCCTTTCGGATCGCTGATTTTAACGATGAGCGCACAGGCGAGAAGCAGCGGCGAAAGCAAAATAATCGCGCAGAGAGAAGAAACAAAATCAAATGTGCGCTTCAGAGCGACTTTGACATATTCGAGTTTCTTATTCGTCTGCATTAAAATATCGGAATAGAACAAACGCTTGAGCGAGAAAAATCCGTTGTTGCGTTTATTGAATTTCGCAATGGAAGCGTCCAATTCTTGATCTTGCTTTTCTTGTAATCCGGTGTAAATGCAAACTTGAAAAACGGGTTGCCGCACTTTTTTGTGAAGCATCTCGACGAGGCCCGCTTTTTTGAGATTGATAAGCATCTTGCGGCGGAGGCGTTCGAGAACATGCAAATCCGAATCGATAAGGATTACGCCGAGTCCATCGGGATTATCCAAGTAGCCGACGATATCGGTGAATTTCGTTTCGGTTAAAACGGTGAGAACGGCGATTTTCCACGCCCGCACAAAAGAAGAATCGAATTTGTTAAATCCGACGAGATCGTATTGTCGGGTGACAATTTTAAAATAGAGAAACGGATGCTGATTTCGATTTGTCCGCAGAAATTCTTCGCGGAGACGCGTCTTAAAGAATTCCGCCGGGAAGACAACATTGCCGATGTCCTGCGGGGAAATCAGTCCCTCAAACTGTGATGGTGTTGAATCTTTATTCACGAATGTAAATATAACATAAACTTTTGCAAACGGCTTTGCAAGGGCGAAAGCTTTTTGCTTTTGCGTAATTCTCGTCAACATAACCATTTTAATCGGATTCAGTTTTTGCTAAATTTTCCGCGAAAAATTAAAATGGAGATTTTTATGCGTATTGGACTCATTGGCACCGGAACAATCGGCGGCGGCGTTGTCGAAATTTTGGAATCGAAAGTTTCGGAATACCGCGAAAAGTTGGGCTTAAATTTGGAACTCGCATGCATTTGCGCAAAGAGCGAAGAAGAAGTTGCGCCGTATAAAGCAAAAGGTTATGCGACGACGACCGATGCGATGACGATGATTACCGATCCTTCGATCAATGTAATCGTTGAACTCGCGGGCGGTTACGAAATGCCGCGGAAGTGGATTACCGCAGCTCTCGAAAATAAAAAGCATGTGGTCACAGCGAACAAAGCGATGCTCGCCAAATACGGTCACGAAATTTTCCCGCTCGCCGAGAAGAACGGTTGCCATGTTCTCTTTGAAGCTGCTGTTGGCGGAGGCATTCCCATTATTCGTAGCATTCAAGAAGGATTCGTCGGCAATAACGTTGAACACTTGAGCTGCATTATCAATGGCACTTGCAATTACATTCTTTCTCGCATGGGCGAAAGCGGACTTTCTTTTGAAGACGCATTGAAAGAAGCGCAGGCGAACGGCTTTGCCGAACGCAATCCGACTTTTGACATCGAAGGCATCGACTCGGCGCACAAGACGGCAATTCTTGCAAGCCTTTGCAGCGGCAAGTATGTGGACTTTGAAAAAATTCACGTGACCGGCGTTTCGAAAATCACTGCAGAAGATATTTCAAATGCGAAAGAACTCGGTTATAAAATCAAACTGCTCGGCATTTACGGTCGCGGAGAAGATGGCGCAGTCGATGCTCGCGTGCATCCGTGCCTCGTCCCGAACGATCATCTCTTGGCAAATGTCGATGGCGTTTTGAACGCGGTCTATTTGCAATGCGATAATTTGGGTCAGACTCTTCAAACGGGCGCAGGCGCAGGACGCCTCCCGACGGCAAGTGCCGTCGTCGCAGACTTGGTTTCGTTAGCGCGTTCTACCGATACCGGTGCGCGTAAACCGTTACCGATGGGCTGGTTCAACAAAGAAAATGCAGCAAAATTGACCCCGATCGAAGAAACGTATTCGCGTTATTATCTGCGCTTTACGACGAAGGATTCTTGCGGCGTTCTCGCAAGCATCACGGGCATCTTTAGCCAGAATAATATCTCGATTGAATCCCTCATTCAAAAAGATGTGAAGGATCCGGGCAAGGTAAGCATTATCGTTGTTTCGGAACGTTCGAAGGAAAGCAAAATCCTCGCAGCTCTCGAAGCGATTGATTCGCTTTCGGCAATTGCAGAAAAGAGTCAAATGATTCGCTTCCTCAAGTAAGCTTTATGTTCCGCGGAAACAAACTCGAATTCTTACTGCATCTTTTAGGCGACGCATTAGCTGTATTTCTCTGCTTTCTCGCCGCTTTTTGGGTGCAGTTCGACAGCGGATGGATCGCTGATAAATTTAATCCGGCGAAATTATTTTCAGAATATACCCGCGTGGCGATTGCGTCCACTTGCGGGTGGATTTTACTTTTTGCAATCACCGGACTTTATCGTTCTTGGCTTTTGCTTTCGCGGACGCTGCAAGTGTTGTACGTTGCCCGCGCAGCAGTGCTCGGCACTCTCGCCATTCTGCTCGGACTTTTCGGATTTGAATTTATCGGGCGCGTGACGACAGGATCGCCGCTTTTGGGCGATTACATTTACGGCTCGCGTTTCCGCTGGATTTTGCTTTACGGATTTGCCATCTTCTTTTTAGTCGCGACTTTTCGCATGGGAATTGCTCTCTTTTTGCGGGCACTTCTTCGGAAAGGTTACGGCGCAAATAAAATTCTCATTCTCGGGGCGACGGAAGCGGGCGAAAAAATTGCCAAAGCTTTTAGTCGTGCTCCCGAACGCGG encodes the following:
- the pheT gene encoding phenylalanine--tRNA ligase subunit beta, producing the protein MKVSLNWLRRHVDLPESAEDVAKALTSIGLEVEGMEEPAKQYEKLVVAKVLTCEAHPDSDHLHITTVNDGKETLQVVCGAPNVAAGQTVVLAPIGAELPLPDGKSLKMKKSKIRGVESFGMICAEDEIGLSDDHGGIMVLDDSIPAGTPFISLGLYDATFELNVTPNRPDALSHRGVARELAAKFNRPLKPLAFELKEDNSAEASSKIKLTVEPGAGCSRYVGRVIEDVQVGPSPSWLARLLKSVGLNSVNNVVDVTNFVLMDVGQPLHSFDMAKLSGAEVVVRKARAGEKIETLDHKEHELTTADLVICDGDKPSCVAGVMGGVESEITETTTKVFLESAWFNPTVVRKQAHRLCTSTDSSYRFERGIDYSMQREADDYACALIQQVAGGKVLKGTVEYTGDDHQKKPWVVSLRASRVTKVLGITLPEEDIIRYLTGIGLKHLGEMNFEIPPFRPDLEREVDLIEDVARLVGFDNIPYDVPSFKIKPNDLPAEEILGRKIRYALSALGLHECISLRFTSAANTAKVFGEPGDDPRSKPAKLLNALSEELGCVPTSLIPILLKSVADNEKNRPGSVRLFENGKAQFKNATRQDDRDPGFTEKPVLCAVIAGHYKMEALDDKPREVEFADIKGLAISLFKRLGLTVEIRAAEKPEVFLHPGKQAVIVCGNSVLGSIGVLHPAVQKAFDISYATALFEVDLEKVLKATEKKVIFTPFSRQGFMTRDISMMVAERMTNEAILQKLNAFKVKNLAKIELKSVYQGAGVQPGEKNMVYTFTYQSMTETLTDETVNKAHDKLREKLSADSEITLR
- the dnaX gene encoding DNA polymerase III subunit gamma/tau, whose amino-acid sequence is MAYIAMARKWRPKSFNDLVGQEHIAKTIENAISGGRLHHAFLFTGTRGVGKTTSARILARTLNCTGGNPLVPCGKCKSCLDIESGHPMDVIEIDAASNTGVDNIRDLLEQTQYTPMIGKYKVFVIDEVHMLSKGAFNALLKTLEEPPPHVIFIFATTEVNKVPQTILSRVQRFDFKRLSTKQITGRLKYICEQEGISTDAEALGMIAEKADGSMRDALTFFDQAYAFTGNDMNAESVRSVLGIPPNELYFSLLESIENHDIKGTFAVIEKASETGVEFAPLLDGFAKFIRNKLYVKVGGISAESLNISDALFGKLESASPNLSNGDLLRIARILTDLQGNIRRSANPRLLVESAFARMAYLDRVVDLKRALAAINDPASQGAKKKLAEPNFSAPAPVAASTPAAPSANFSSSTASLSSNSPSAPADNSPFAIDFDAPLGGNSSPKNPAPEPQTPPAEPEPPMDDVGMSIDFGGGDFIPEPEEHANLDNFGAEMDAPRQYTRYDVCNAWQELVRSSFSRELGFFATSLNGSYLEHGDFNENPYRLKVVYPASFKWGYDQMMSREDYRNRLETILEDRLQTKVVVSYELLEPKPGEEISSVPLTPWETDLQKEPVLAQFAERFMAELISTRSAPRNAGNTDDCSDQCATTPEE
- a CDS encoding YbaB/EbfC family nucleoid-associated protein, with translation MNMQKMLKDLQKMQSKMVKAQSELQAQSFEAEAGGGMVKVVLNGQGIMTSIKINPDAVDKDDVEALEDLVMAAVNSAVKKKDDQSKASMEELIPAGMKIPGLM
- a CDS encoding sugar transferase, translating into MLTRITQKQKAFALAKPFAKVYVIFTFVNKDSTPSQFEGLISPQDIGNVVFPAEFFKTRLREEFLRTNRNQHPFLYFKIVTRQYDLVGFNKFDSSFVRAWKIAVLTVLTETKFTDIVGYLDNPDGLGVILIDSDLHVLERLRRKMLINLKKAGLVEMLHKKVRQPVFQVCIYTGLQEKQDQELDASIAKFNKRNNGFFSLKRLFYSDILMQTNKKLEYVKVALKRTFDFVSSLCAIILLSPLLLACALIVKISDPKGPIIFKQTRVGKNGNLFTMYKFRSMYVDAEERKKELEKFNESSGPTFKMKNDPRIYPMGHILRKFSLDELPQLFNILMGDMSVVGPRPPLPSEVKEYLPWHKMRLSVIPGLTCFWQVSGRSDIGFEDWMRLDNKYVRHGNFGTDLQLVAKTFKAVFKSDGAY
- a CDS encoding homoserine dehydrogenase, with the protein product MRIGLIGTGTIGGGVVEILESKVSEYREKLGLNLELACICAKSEEEVAPYKAKGYATTTDAMTMITDPSINVIVELAGGYEMPRKWITAALENKKHVVTANKAMLAKYGHEIFPLAEKNGCHVLFEAAVGGGIPIIRSIQEGFVGNNVEHLSCIINGTCNYILSRMGESGLSFEDALKEAQANGFAERNPTFDIEGIDSAHKTAILASLCSGKYVDFEKIHVTGVSKITAEDISNAKELGYKIKLLGIYGRGEDGAVDARVHPCLVPNDHLLANVDGVLNAVYLQCDNLGQTLQTGAGAGRLPTASAVVADLVSLARSTDTGARKPLPMGWFNKENAAKLTPIEETYSRYYLRFTTKDSCGVLASITGIFSQNNISIESLIQKDVKDPGKVSIIVVSERSKESKILAALEAIDSLSAIAEKSQMIRFLK